TGGCCGGCGTGAATTGGCCCAGTGCGCAATCCAGCCATACATATCTCACCTTGCCCTGCGTTCCCGGGAAATTCATCTGTCCGGACACCGCCCCCAAGTATTGAGTGAACAACGACCGTGTGCTGGCCTCCCAATTTCCAATAGATGCCTTGTAAGGGATGCTTCCCAGCGTACTGGTAACGGTGTCCTTGAATTCCTTATAGTACGTCCTGGCGTTATTCCCGTGATCCGCCCCCGCCTGGGTGTTATCTCCCCCGAAGATGATAAACCGTTTGTTCCCGCTGCTCACTGCCTTAGGCAAAAGACTCTTAAAGATGCTCAAGCTGTTACCATATCCCACATGACTGTCACCAAACACCGCAAATTCAACTGTCTGCACCTTGATTCTGCGCTTCACTCCGGGTACAGCCTGCCGCTTGGCGCGAAGCACCCGCTTCCGTGCCGGTCTTGCCTGTCTCTTCATCTCGCACCACCCCACCTCATCAAAAATAGCTTCAGAATACATAGTAGTCTCTACTATTTATATGCGGGAGCAATTGGCTGCTCTTGGACCTGTGGAGCCATCCTGATCTGCCTCCGGCAATCACTTCGCCCGTAGCGAAGTAATCTGCTTGGCCAGATATTGCGGCGTATACGGCATATCCTCCCGCAGCCAGGCGATGATGGTACCGATGAGCGCCGCCGAGCCGTACCATACAGCGATATCCTTCTGTATCGTTACTTCCGAAGCGTCATGCGCGGTAACCCTGCTCTCCACCCGTGCAGAAATAATGTCTGCCATCAGTTTAAACAGCCGGTCGGTAAATATCGTGCTCTTCCGCGACGTAAGTACGATTTTGTAGAATTTGGCGTTCTCTGCAATATGCACAAGCAGGTGCTCCAGCATCGGCCACTTCTCTTGCTGTGCGGCTTCCATAAAGTCCGTATCCTCTCTCACCACTTCC
The sequence above is a segment of the Paenibacillus sp. FSL R7-0204 genome. Coding sequences within it:
- a CDS encoding TetR/AcrR family transcriptional regulator, giving the protein MTTPAERTDPRVLRTRQFLKEALIELMEEMSIEKITVNRLAQRAQINRVTFYLHYRDIPDMLEKMADDMAEEVLEVVREDTDFMEAAQQEKWPMLEHLLVHIAENAKFYKIVLTSRKSTIFTDRLFKLMADIISARVESRVTAHDASEVTIQKDIAVWYGSAALIGTIIAWLREDMPYTPQYLAKQITSLRAK
- a CDS encoding metallophosphoesterase family protein, with amino-acid sequence MKRQARPARKRVLRAKRQAVPGVKRRIKVQTVEFAVFGDSHVGYGNSLSIFKSLLPKAVSSGNKRFIIFGGDNTQAGADHGNNARTYYKEFKDTVTSTLGSIPYKASIGNWEASTRSLFTQYLGAVSGQMNFPGTQGKVRYVWLDCALGQFTPASLNLLRNLDDRYFYIIDFHWPLRVQGITVDSSHVLSAAETSKFFTAIPAKAREKVLAIFTHHGHKFYRKLNNIYPGYTKTKFFVTGCSGDYKCKPGGNMGYYNATLTSSGSGYKVEAFIAH